In Streptomyces violaceusniger Tu 4113, one DNA window encodes the following:
- a CDS encoding NYN domain-containing protein, with protein MSEAMPPGQPDLASIVAGIERTNELLQRVLAEVATTPSTHAIFVDAGYVYAAAGRLVAGTEDRRAFELDAEGLIEAFIDKARTIFPDSRLLRVYWFDGARRRIHTPEQQSIAELPDVKVRLGNLNANNQQKGVDSLIRSDLESLARHRAIGDAVLIGGDEDLVSAVEAAQGYGARVHLWGIEALDGRNQAEPLLWEVDSQRTFDLDFCKPYVTRRATGYELNGDSPLCGPAPTRDEVRFVGAQIAAQWLSARGRETLAELLPGHPYLPGSVDQELLIDAEGLLRLSLRAHADLRRALRDGFWEHLQAQY; from the coding sequence ATGAGTGAAGCGATGCCTCCGGGCCAACCAGACCTCGCCTCGATCGTCGCGGGCATCGAGCGCACCAACGAGCTGCTGCAGCGCGTGCTCGCCGAGGTCGCGACCACGCCCTCGACGCACGCGATCTTCGTGGACGCGGGGTATGTCTACGCGGCCGCCGGCCGGCTCGTCGCGGGTACGGAGGACCGCCGCGCGTTCGAGCTGGACGCCGAGGGGCTCATCGAGGCGTTCATCGACAAGGCGCGCACGATCTTCCCGGACAGCAGGCTGCTGCGCGTCTACTGGTTCGACGGCGCCCGGCGCCGGATCCACACCCCGGAGCAGCAGAGCATCGCGGAGCTGCCCGACGTCAAGGTGCGGCTCGGCAACCTTAACGCCAACAACCAGCAGAAGGGCGTCGACTCGCTCATCCGCTCCGACCTGGAATCCCTCGCCCGCCACCGCGCCATCGGCGACGCCGTACTGATCGGCGGCGACGAGGACCTGGTCTCCGCCGTCGAGGCGGCCCAGGGCTACGGGGCACGCGTCCATCTGTGGGGCATCGAGGCCCTCGACGGGCGCAACCAGGCCGAGCCGCTGCTGTGGGAGGTCGACAGCCAGCGCACCTTCGACCTCGACTTCTGCAAGCCGTACGTCACCCGGCGGGCCACCGGCTACGAGCTGAACGGCGACTCGCCGCTGTGCGGGCCCGCCCCGACCCGGGACGAGGTGCGCTTCGTCGGGGCACAGATCGCCGCCCAGTGGCTGTCCGCGCGCGGCCGGGAGACGCTCGCGGAGCTGCTGCCGGGCCATCCGTATCTGCCCGGCTCCGTGGACCAGGAGCTGCTGATCGACGCGGAGGGGCTGCTGCGGCTCTCGCTGCGTGCCCACGCCGATCTGCGGCGCGCACTGCGGGATGGCTTCTGGGAGCATCTGCAGGCGCAGTACTGA
- a CDS encoding magnesium and cobalt transport protein CorA has protein sequence MSMIRDLRAAVRPALRRTRNSSDYDATRDPSVTSAVVDCAVYRDGKRVSDHVSPAQAMERVRVEGGFAWIGLHEPTEREFAGIAQEFGLHPLAVEDAVQAHQRPKLERYDDTLFTVFKTIHYVEHAELTSTSEVVETGEVMCFTGRNFIVTVRHGGQGSLRALRHRLQQDPELLAKGPSAVLHAIADQVVDGYLAVADAVQDDIDEVEIDVFSAATSRRGGDAGRIYQLKREVLEFKRAVSPLLRPMQLLSERPMRLVDPDIQTYFRDVADHLARVNEQVLAFDDLLNSILQANLAQATVAQNEDMRKITSWAAIFAVPTMIAGIYGMNFDYMPELRWKFGYPTVLVVTVGICFAIHRGFKRNGWL, from the coding sequence ATGTCGATGATCCGTGACCTGCGTGCAGCCGTCCGCCCCGCCCTGCGCCGCACCCGTAACTCCAGTGACTACGACGCGACGCGTGACCCTTCGGTCACCAGCGCCGTCGTCGACTGCGCGGTCTACCGCGACGGCAAGCGGGTCAGCGACCACGTGAGCCCGGCGCAGGCCATGGAGCGGGTCCGCGTGGAGGGCGGGTTCGCCTGGATCGGGCTGCACGAGCCGACCGAGCGCGAGTTCGCGGGGATCGCCCAGGAGTTCGGGCTGCACCCGCTGGCGGTCGAGGACGCGGTGCAGGCCCATCAGCGGCCCAAGCTGGAGCGGTACGACGACACCCTCTTCACCGTCTTTAAGACCATCCACTACGTCGAGCACGCCGAACTCACCTCGACCAGCGAGGTGGTGGAGACCGGTGAGGTGATGTGCTTCACCGGCCGGAACTTCATCGTGACCGTGCGGCACGGGGGCCAGGGCTCGCTGCGCGCCCTGCGCCACCGGCTCCAGCAGGACCCCGAGCTGCTCGCCAAGGGCCCCTCCGCGGTGCTGCACGCCATCGCCGACCAGGTCGTCGACGGCTATCTCGCGGTCGCCGACGCGGTGCAGGACGACATCGACGAGGTCGAGATCGACGTCTTCTCGGCCGCGACCTCCCGGCGGGGCGGCGACGCGGGCCGGATCTACCAGCTCAAGCGCGAGGTCCTGGAGTTCAAGCGGGCGGTCTCGCCGCTGCTGCGGCCGATGCAACTGCTGAGCGAGCGGCCGATGCGGCTGGTGGACCCGGACATCCAGACGTACTTCCGGGATGTCGCGGACCATCTGGCGCGGGTCAACGAGCAGGTGCTGGCCTTCGACGACCTGCTGAACTCGATCCTCCAGGCCAATCTGGCGCAGGCCACGGTCGCGCAGAACGAGGACATGCGGAAGATCACATCCTGGGCGGCGATCTTCGCCGTGCCGACGATGATCGCGGGAATCTACGGCATGAACTTCGACTACATGCCGGAGCTGCGCTGGAAGTTCGGCTACCCGACCGTGCTCGTCGTCACGGTGGGCATCTGCTTCGCGATCCACCGCGGCTTCAAGCGCAACGGCTGGCTGTAG
- a CDS encoding magnesium transporter MgtE N-terminal domain-containing protein, with product MPAGAPRVFVSHLAGVAVFDPNGDQVGRVRDVVAMLRLAGRPPRVLGLVVEVVGRRRIFLPMTRVTGVESGQVITTGVLNMRRFEQRPTETLVLGELLDRTVHLVETGEPVTVLDVAMTQLPARREWEIDKVFVRRGKTGALRRRGEALTVDWSAVTGFSLEEQGQGAENLLATFEQLRPADLANVLHHLSAKRRGEVAAALDDERLADVLEELPDDDQVEILGKLKEERAADVLEAMDPDDAADLLSELPEPDKERLLDLMRPRDAADMRRLMSYEEGSAGGLMTTEPIVLRPDATIADALARVRDQDLSPALAAQVYVCRPPDQTPTGRYVGIIHFQRLLRDPPFTLVAASVDTDLPTLPPDTPLPVVAGHLATYNLLAAPVVDETGSLLGAVTVDDVLDHLLPSDWRERELYAGMALPEASDGR from the coding sequence ATGCCGGCAGGCGCCCCCCGGGTCTTCGTCTCGCATCTCGCGGGCGTCGCCGTCTTCGACCCGAACGGCGACCAGGTGGGGCGGGTGCGCGATGTCGTGGCGATGCTGCGGCTGGCCGGCCGCCCGCCGCGGGTGCTCGGCCTGGTGGTCGAGGTGGTCGGCCGCCGCCGGATCTTCCTGCCCATGACGCGGGTGACCGGTGTGGAGTCCGGCCAGGTCATCACCACCGGTGTGCTCAACATGCGCCGCTTCGAACAGCGCCCCACCGAGACCCTGGTCCTCGGCGAACTGCTCGACCGCACGGTGCACCTGGTCGAGACCGGCGAGCCGGTGACGGTCCTCGACGTGGCGATGACCCAGCTCCCGGCGCGCCGGGAGTGGGAGATCGACAAGGTCTTCGTACGCCGCGGCAAGACGGGCGCGCTGCGCCGCCGCGGCGAGGCGCTGACCGTGGACTGGTCGGCGGTCACCGGATTCTCGCTGGAGGAGCAGGGCCAGGGCGCGGAGAACCTGCTGGCCACCTTCGAGCAGCTACGCCCCGCCGACCTGGCCAATGTGCTGCACCATCTCTCCGCGAAGCGCCGGGGCGAGGTGGCGGCGGCCCTGGACGACGAGCGGCTCGCGGACGTCCTGGAGGAGCTGCCCGACGACGACCAGGTGGAGATCCTCGGCAAGCTCAAGGAGGAGCGCGCGGCCGACGTCCTGGAGGCCATGGACCCCGATGACGCGGCCGATCTGCTCTCCGAGCTCCCCGAGCCCGACAAGGAGCGGCTGCTGGACCTGATGCGCCCCCGCGACGCGGCGGACATGCGGCGGCTGATGTCGTACGAGGAGGGGTCGGCGGGCGGTCTGATGACGACCGAGCCGATCGTGCTGCGCCCGGACGCCACCATCGCGGACGCGCTCGCCCGCGTGCGCGACCAGGACCTGTCCCCCGCGCTCGCCGCCCAGGTCTATGTGTGCCGCCCGCCCGACCAGACGCCCACCGGCCGCTATGTGGGCATCATCCACTTCCAACGGCTGCTGCGCGACCCGCCGTTCACCCTCGTCGCGGCGTCCGTCGACACCGATCTGCCGACGCTGCCGCCGGACACCCCGCTGCCCGTCGTCGCCGGCCATCTGGCCACCTACAACCTGCTCGCGGCGCCCGTCGTGGACGAGACCGGCTCCCTGCTCGGCGCCGTAACGGTCGACGACGTGCTGGACCATCTGCTGCCCTCCGACTGGCGGGAGCGCGAGCTGTACGCCGGGATGGCCCTGCCGGAGGCCTCCGATGGACGGTGA
- a CDS encoding MarC family protein yields the protein MFDVAVFGSLFLTLFVIMDPPGITPIFLALTSGRPAKVQRRMAGQAAAVAFGVIAVFGIGGQQILDYLHVSVPALMIAGGLLLLLIALSLLTGKSDEPSQTKDVNVALVPLGMPLLAGPGAIVSVILAVQHAPGLADQVAVWSAIVAMHVVLWLTMRYSLLIIRVIKEGGVVLVTRLSGMMLSAIAVQQIINGVLQVAHTA from the coding sequence ATGTTCGACGTCGCCGTCTTCGGCTCCCTCTTCCTCACCCTGTTCGTGATCATGGACCCGCCGGGCATCACACCCATCTTTCTCGCGCTGACCTCGGGCCGTCCGGCCAAGGTGCAGCGCAGGATGGCGGGCCAGGCGGCGGCCGTCGCCTTCGGCGTCATCGCCGTCTTCGGCATCGGCGGTCAGCAGATCCTCGACTATCTGCATGTCTCCGTCCCCGCGCTGATGATCGCGGGCGGGCTGCTGCTCCTGCTGATCGCGCTCAGTCTGCTGACCGGTAAGAGCGACGAGCCGAGCCAGACCAAGGACGTCAATGTGGCGCTCGTCCCGCTCGGCATGCCGCTGCTGGCCGGGCCGGGCGCGATCGTCTCGGTGATCCTCGCCGTCCAGCACGCGCCCGGGCTCGCGGATCAGGTGGCGGTGTGGTCCGCGATCGTGGCCATGCATGTCGTGCTGTGGCTCACCATGCGCTACTCGCTGCTGATCATTCGCGTGATCAAGGAAGGGGGAGTGGTGCTGGTCACCCGGCTGTCCGGAATGATGCTCTCCGCCATCGCGGTCCAGCAGATCATCAACGGGGTCCTCCAGGTGGCCCATACCGCCTGA
- a CDS encoding PHP domain-containing protein, whose translation MRIDLHTHSTASDGTDTPAELVRNAAAAGLDVVALTDHDTVGGYAEATRALPSGLTLVTGAELSCRLNGVSLHMLAYLFDPDEPELAAERELVRDDRVPRAQAMVAKLRELDVPITWERVAEIAGDGAVGRPHIATALVELGVVESVSDAFTQDWLADGGRAHVEKHESDPFEAIRLIKGAGGVAVFAHPLAVKRGQCVPQSAIGELAAAGLDGVEVDHMDHDEDTRARLRGLAAELGLLATGSSDYHGSRKTCRLGEYTTDPEVYGEIVRRATGAFPVPGAGG comes from the coding sequence GTGCGCATCGATCTGCACACCCACTCCACTGCCTCGGACGGTACGGACACCCCCGCCGAGCTGGTGCGCAATGCCGCCGCCGCGGGTCTGGACGTCGTCGCGCTCACCGACCACGACACCGTCGGCGGCTACGCGGAGGCGACACGGGCGCTGCCCTCCGGGCTGACACTGGTCACCGGCGCCGAGCTGTCCTGCCGCCTGAACGGGGTGAGCCTGCACATGCTGGCGTACCTCTTCGACCCGGACGAGCCCGAGCTGGCCGCCGAGCGCGAGCTGGTGCGCGACGACCGGGTGCCCCGGGCCCAGGCGATGGTCGCGAAGCTGCGCGAGCTGGACGTGCCGATCACCTGGGAGCGGGTGGCGGAGATCGCCGGGGACGGGGCCGTCGGACGGCCGCACATCGCCACCGCGCTGGTCGAGCTGGGCGTCGTGGAGAGCGTCTCGGACGCCTTCACCCAGGACTGGCTGGCCGACGGCGGGCGGGCGCATGTGGAAAAGCACGAGTCGGACCCCTTCGAGGCGATCCGGCTGATCAAGGGCGCCGGCGGGGTCGCGGTCTTCGCGCATCCGCTGGCCGTCAAGCGGGGCCAGTGCGTACCGCAGAGCGCGATCGGCGAGCTGGCTGCGGCGGGTCTCGACGGCGTCGAGGTCGACCACATGGACCACGACGAGGACACCCGTGCGCGGCTGCGCGGCCTCGCCGCCGAGCTCGGTCTGCTCGCCACCGGCTCCAGCGACTACCACGGCAGCCGTAAGACCTGTCGGCTCGGCGAGTACACGACCGACCCCGAGGTCTACGGGGAGATCGTGCGCCGGGCGACCGGAGCCTTCCCGGTGCCGGGCGCGGGCGGCTGA
- a CDS encoding alpha/beta fold hydrolase, giving the protein MSRPPFLTLPAGARAYRLRTARGEFAVHDARPASAARGTVLLVPGFTGSKEDFIALLEPLSSAGFRLVAVDGRGQHESPGPRKEAAYAQDELAQDLLAQATALSAATEDPVHLLGHSLGGLIARAAVLRDPGAFASLTIMSSGPAAISAPQCARIKLLIDALTVMDMESVWQAMRELDPPEAADAATPPGVAEFLHQRWLGTVPEQLIVTGRQLAAEPDRVDELAALRLRTHVLSGESDYAWPVPLIDEMAGRLAARRTVIDGAGHSPNTERAHPTADALTSFWRDVG; this is encoded by the coding sequence ATGAGCAGGCCGCCCTTTCTCACACTGCCCGCGGGCGCCCGCGCGTACCGCCTCCGGACCGCGCGCGGGGAGTTCGCCGTCCATGACGCGCGGCCCGCTTCGGCCGCGCGCGGGACCGTCCTGCTGGTCCCGGGGTTCACCGGGAGCAAGGAGGACTTCATCGCGCTGCTGGAGCCGCTCTCCTCGGCCGGCTTCCGGCTCGTCGCCGTCGACGGGCGGGGGCAGCACGAGAGTCCTGGCCCCCGTAAGGAGGCCGCGTACGCCCAGGACGAGCTGGCCCAGGACCTGCTCGCGCAGGCCACCGCCCTGAGCGCGGCGACCGAGGACCCGGTCCATCTGCTCGGGCACTCGCTCGGCGGGCTGATCGCGCGGGCGGCCGTACTGCGCGACCCTGGGGCGTTCGCCTCACTGACGATCATGAGTTCCGGCCCGGCGGCCATCTCCGCCCCGCAGTGCGCCCGGATCAAGCTGCTGATCGACGCGCTGACCGTGATGGACATGGAGTCCGTATGGCAGGCGATGCGCGAGCTGGATCCGCCCGAGGCGGCCGACGCGGCGACACCGCCCGGGGTGGCGGAGTTCCTGCATCAGCGCTGGCTCGGGACCGTACCGGAGCAACTGATCGTCACAGGGCGGCAGCTTGCCGCTGAGCCGGACCGGGTCGATGAGCTGGCGGCGCTGCGGCTGCGTACCCATGTGCTCTCCGGTGAGTCGGACTACGCCTGGCCGGTGCCGCTGATCGACGAGATGGCCGGACGGCTGGCCGCCCGCCGGACCGTGATCGATGGCGCCGGGCACTCCCCCAACACCGAGCGGGCCCACCCCACCGCCGACGCCCTGACCTCCTTCTGGCGCGACGTGGGCTGA
- a CDS encoding suppressor of fused domain protein, which produces MSDVLKLVEARLITALGEPDARAAITFVGTDRIDVLRFRDESDVIRYATLGMSDHPMTSPTAAVADPLRGPRAELVLTVRARGRGPDLAILDEVLRPLAVLAASPQVEGVVVTPGASLELGGPLWPGASFSSVLVAEPGGLVEDLELLEPMEPVRFLPVLPMTANEAAWKRVHGAGALQDRWLRHGTDLRDPARAGVPLTG; this is translated from the coding sequence ATGTCAGACGTTCTTAAGCTGGTCGAGGCCCGGCTGATCACCGCGCTGGGCGAGCCGGACGCCCGCGCGGCCATCACTTTCGTCGGTACGGACCGCATTGACGTGCTGCGATTCCGGGACGAGAGCGATGTGATCCGCTACGCCACTCTCGGCATGTCGGACCATCCGATGACCAGCCCGACCGCCGCCGTCGCCGACCCCCTGCGCGGGCCGCGCGCCGAGCTGGTGCTGACCGTAAGGGCGCGCGGCCGCGGCCCCGACCTCGCCATCCTCGACGAGGTGCTCCGCCCGCTCGCCGTGCTGGCCGCCTCCCCCCAGGTCGAGGGGGTCGTGGTGACCCCCGGCGCGTCGCTGGAGCTCGGCGGGCCGCTGTGGCCCGGGGCGTCCTTCAGCTCCGTCCTGGTCGCCGAACCGGGCGGCCTGGTCGAGGACTTGGAGCTGCTGGAGCCGATGGAGCCGGTGCGCTTCCTGCCGGTGCTGCCGATGACCGCGAACGAGGCGGCGTGGAAGCGGGTGCACGGCGCCGGCGCCCTCCAGGACCGCTGGCTGCGGCACGGTACGGATCTGCGCGACCCGGCGCGGGCCGGGGTGCCGCTGACGGGCTGA
- a CDS encoding DMT family transporter, producing the protein MPIARAARTPAHPTTPAAPGDGGRPGGGVPVDIALLTVAIAGVSLSAPLAAATVAPALAIAFWRNAMAVGALTPFALWRHRGELRGMGRRAALLSVGAGALLAVHFGAWLPSLHMTSVASSTALVTTTPIWTALLLRLRGHRPPTLAWLGMGLAILGAVILTGIDLSASPRALLGDALALLGGVAAAGYVLLGAEVRRSVSTTAYAYVCYATTSVLLLLTCLVAGARLGGYSGTTWLQLAVLTVTAQLLGHTLINRVVKGLGPSITSTAILLETPGAALIAALWLGQMPPVAAYPALAVILGGLALVIMADGRKPRPVR; encoded by the coding sequence GTGCCCATCGCCCGAGCCGCCCGCACCCCAGCCCACCCCACCACCCCCGCCGCGCCCGGTGACGGCGGTCGTCCCGGTGGTGGCGTTCCCGTCGACATCGCGCTCCTTACGGTCGCCATCGCCGGTGTCTCGCTCTCCGCGCCGCTGGCCGCCGCGACGGTGGCGCCCGCGCTCGCCATCGCCTTCTGGCGCAACGCCATGGCGGTGGGCGCGCTCACCCCGTTCGCGCTGTGGCGCCACCGGGGCGAGCTGCGCGGGATGGGCCGCCGGGCGGCGCTGCTGTCGGTCGGGGCGGGGGCGCTGCTCGCGGTGCACTTCGGCGCCTGGCTGCCGAGCCTGCACATGACGTCGGTGGCCTCCTCTACCGCGCTGGTGACCACGACCCCCATCTGGACGGCGCTGCTGCTGCGGCTGCGCGGCCACCGCCCGCCCACACTCGCCTGGCTGGGCATGGGGCTCGCGATCCTCGGTGCGGTGATCCTCACCGGCATCGATCTGTCCGCTTCCCCGCGCGCCCTGCTGGGCGACGCGCTCGCGCTGCTGGGCGGGGTGGCGGCGGCCGGGTACGTACTCCTCGGGGCGGAGGTGCGCCGTTCGGTGAGCACCACCGCGTACGCCTATGTCTGCTACGCCACCACCAGCGTGCTCCTGCTGCTGACCTGCCTGGTGGCGGGCGCGCGGCTCGGCGGCTACAGCGGCACCACCTGGCTGCAACTGGCCGTGCTGACGGTCACCGCCCAGCTCCTGGGGCACACCCTCATCAACCGGGTGGTCAAGGGCCTCGGCCCCTCCATCACCTCGACCGCGATCCTGCTGGAGACGCCCGGGGCGGCCCTGATCGCGGCCCTGTGGCTGGGCCAGATGCCGCCCGTGGCCGCCTACCCCGCGCTCGCGGTGATTCTCGGCGGGCTCGCGCTGGTCATCATGGCGGACGGCAGGAAGCCCCGCCCGGTCCGATGA
- a CDS encoding DUF6758 family protein, with product MRGEPSCPKCGGRVRAPGLFADSWQCGVHGTVHPQQPVVPPSVEALVVVTNRARVPVWMPWPLPVGWLFTGVACAGDDRSGGRATAVACSGPGPLGGAGELLLIAEELGVGLGARFAGIPGPDPGPGMRVDKPPHVKVLAAGRPTPLWHVEGTPDDRAVFAGEACGLWLWAVVWPEQTGLLMYDEMVLTDLRDAGAEVDLVPCGALSPRLLSP from the coding sequence ATGAGGGGCGAACCCAGTTGCCCGAAATGCGGTGGCCGGGTGCGAGCACCCGGTCTCTTCGCCGACTCCTGGCAGTGCGGAGTGCACGGCACGGTGCACCCTCAACAGCCGGTCGTTCCGCCGAGCGTCGAAGCGCTCGTGGTCGTCACCAACCGCGCCAGGGTGCCCGTATGGATGCCGTGGCCGCTGCCCGTGGGCTGGCTGTTCACCGGTGTGGCCTGCGCCGGGGACGACCGTAGCGGCGGCCGGGCCACCGCTGTGGCCTGCTCCGGACCCGGACCGCTGGGCGGCGCGGGGGAGCTGCTGCTGATCGCCGAGGAGCTGGGCGTCGGGCTCGGCGCGCGTTTCGCGGGCATCCCGGGGCCCGATCCGGGGCCGGGGATGCGGGTCGACAAGCCGCCGCACGTCAAGGTGCTGGCCGCCGGGCGCCCCACCCCGCTGTGGCATGTCGAAGGCACCCCGGACGACCGCGCCGTCTTCGCGGGCGAGGCGTGCGGGCTGTGGCTGTGGGCGGTCGTCTGGCCCGAGCAGACCGGGCTGCTGATGTACGACGAGATGGTGCTCACCGATCTGCGGGACGCGGGGGCCGAGGTCGACCTGGTGCCCTGCGGGGCGCTCTCACCGAGGCTGCTCTCGCCCTGA
- a CDS encoding DEAD/DEAH box helicase, whose product MSPFPIQEMTLPVALSGTDVIGQAKTGTGKTLGFGLPLLERVVVSADVEAGRAKPEQLTDAPQALVVVPTRELCQQVTNDLLTAGKVRAVRVLSIYGGRAYEPQVEALKKGVDVVVGTPGRLLDLAGQKKLRLSSVKSLVLDEADEMLDLGFLPDVEKIIQLLPAKRQTMLFSATMPGQVISLARRYMSQPTHIRATAPDDEGATVANITQHVFRAHSMDKPEVVARVLQADGRGLVMIFCRTKRTAADIADQLARRGFASGAVHGDLGQGAREQALRAFRNGKVDVLVCTDVAARGIDVEGVTHVINYQSPEDEKTYLHRIGRTGRAGASGIAITLVDWDDIPRWQLINKALDLAFHEPEETYSTSEHLFELLNIPAGTTGVLPRGERTRAGLAAEEIEDLGETGGRGGRGRRAAAPATEERPPRNHRVRRRTRGGMTTDGTGAPEGAAAAESAADTAEGATEPRRPRRRRRTRGGAATAHPEAATAAVDTAEAAQPEAEPAEASAKPRRRRTRGAARTAEAATAGVETAKGTEGATEESASTVAVESAETAVMTVEATEAAVEAPAKPRRRTRAKAAEAAQTAVETAEGTTDAVNGAETVEAQPEAVEAPAKPRRRTRAKAAEAAEAAVDTAEGTAEAATPRRRTRATAKADTADAQPETEATEAPAKPRRTRAKATKAAEAAVETAEGTAEATDTAEAAKPRRTRAKAAEAAEAAVDTAEGTAEAATPRRRTRAATKADTADAQPETEATEAPAKPRRTRAKAATAAPAADEAGAETAPAKPRRRTRAKAAEAVEATAEG is encoded by the coding sequence ATGTCCCCGTTCCCCATCCAGGAGATGACGCTTCCGGTTGCCCTCTCCGGCACCGACGTCATCGGCCAGGCGAAGACCGGCACCGGCAAGACGCTGGGCTTCGGCCTGCCCCTGCTGGAGCGCGTTGTCGTCTCCGCGGACGTCGAGGCGGGCCGGGCCAAGCCCGAGCAGCTGACCGACGCCCCGCAGGCGCTCGTGGTCGTCCCCACCCGCGAGCTGTGCCAGCAGGTGACCAACGACCTGCTGACGGCCGGCAAGGTCCGCGCCGTCCGCGTCCTGTCGATCTACGGCGGCCGCGCCTACGAACCGCAGGTCGAGGCCCTGAAGAAGGGCGTCGACGTGGTCGTCGGCACCCCGGGCCGACTGCTGGACCTGGCGGGCCAGAAGAAGCTTCGGCTCTCCTCCGTCAAGTCACTCGTCCTGGACGAGGCCGATGAAATGCTCGACCTGGGCTTCCTGCCCGACGTCGAGAAGATCATCCAGCTGCTGCCCGCCAAGCGCCAGACGATGCTCTTCTCGGCCACCATGCCGGGCCAGGTCATCTCGCTGGCCCGGCGCTATATGTCGCAGCCCACGCACATCCGCGCCACCGCGCCGGACGACGAGGGCGCGACCGTGGCCAACATCACCCAGCATGTCTTCCGCGCCCACTCCATGGACAAGCCGGAGGTCGTGGCGCGGGTGCTGCAGGCCGATGGCCGCGGCCTCGTGATGATCTTCTGCCGGACGAAGCGGACCGCCGCCGACATCGCCGATCAGCTCGCGCGCCGTGGCTTCGCCTCCGGCGCGGTCCACGGCGACCTCGGCCAGGGGGCGCGCGAGCAGGCGCTGCGCGCCTTCCGTAACGGCAAGGTCGACGTGCTGGTGTGCACCGACGTCGCCGCGCGCGGCATCGACGTCGAGGGCGTCACGCATGTGATCAATTACCAGTCGCCCGAGGACGAGAAGACCTATCTGCACCGCATCGGCCGTACGGGTCGCGCGGGCGCCTCGGGTATCGCCATCACGCTCGTCGACTGGGACGACATCCCGCGCTGGCAGCTCATCAACAAGGCGCTGGACCTGGCGTTCCATGAGCCGGAGGAGACGTACTCCACCTCCGAGCACCTCTTCGAGCTGCTGAACATCCCCGCGGGCACCACCGGTGTGCTCCCGCGTGGTGAGCGCACCCGGGCGGGGCTCGCCGCCGAGGAGATCGAGGACCTGGGCGAGACCGGAGGCCGGGGTGGCCGCGGCCGCCGGGCCGCCGCCCCGGCCACGGAGGAGCGCCCCCCGCGCAACCACCGGGTACGCCGCCGCACCCGTGGCGGTATGACCACGGACGGCACGGGCGCCCCGGAGGGCGCGGCGGCGGCCGAGTCCGCCGCCGACACCGCCGAGGGTGCCACCGAGCCCCGACGGCCCCGCCGACGCCGCCGTACGCGCGGCGGTGCCGCGACGGCCCACCCCGAGGCGGCCACGGCCGCCGTCGACACGGCGGAGGCGGCCCAGCCGGAGGCGGAGCCCGCTGAGGCCTCCGCGAAGCCGCGCCGCCGCCGCACCCGGGGTGCCGCCAGGACCGCCGAGGCGGCGACAGCGGGCGTCGAGACGGCCAAGGGCACCGAGGGCGCCACGGAGGAGTCCGCGAGCACCGTCGCCGTCGAGTCGGCGGAGACCGCGGTGATGACGGTGGAGGCCACGGAGGCTGCCGTAGAGGCACCCGCGAAGCCGCGCCGCCGTACCCGCGCCAAGGCCGCCGAGGCCGCCCAGACCGCCGTGGAGACGGCCGAGGGCACGACGGACGCGGTGAACGGCGCCGAGACCGTCGAGGCACAGCCGGAGGCCGTGGAGGCCCCCGCCAAGCCGCGCCGTCGCACCCGCGCCAAGGCTGCCGAGGCCGCGGAGGCCGCTGTCGACACGGCCGAGGGCACCGCCGAGGCGGCCACGCCCCGGCGCCGCACCCGCGCCACCGCCAAGGCCGACACCGCCGACGCACAGCCGGAGACGGAGGCCACCGAGGCCCCCGCCAAGCCGCGGCGCACCCGCGCCAAGGCCACGAAGGCCGCGGAAGCCGCTGTCGAGACCGCCGAAGGCACCGCCGAGGCCACCGACACCGCCGAAGCCGCCAAGCCGCGCCGTACGCGTGCCAAGGCCGCCGAGGCCGCGGAGGCCGCTGTCGACACGGCCGAGGGCACCGCCGAGGCGGCCACGCCCCGGCGCCGCACCCGCGCCGCCACCAAGGCCGACACCGCCGACGCACAGCCGGAGACAGAGGCCACCGAGGCCCCCGCCAAGCCGCGCCGGACCCGCGCCAAGGCCGCCACGGCGGCACCGGCTGCGGACGAGGCCGGGGCCGAGACCGCGCCCGCCAAGCCCCGGCGCCGTACGCGCGCCAAGGCTGCCGAGGCCGTCGAGGCCACGGCCGAGGGCTGA